From Paenibacillus sp. V4I7, one genomic window encodes:
- the atpE gene encoding F0F1 ATP synthase subunit C, with the protein MEFLAAALAIGLGALGAGIGNGLIVSKTVEGIARQPELRGTLQTTMFIGVGIVEVVPIIGVVLGFLIFFGA; encoded by the coding sequence ATGGAATTTTTAGCAGCAGCTTTAGCAATTGGTTTAGGCGCATTAGGTGCAGGTATTGGTAACGGTTTGATCGTGAGCAAAACAGTTGAGGGTATCGCTCGTCAACCAGAACTTCGCGGAACTTTGCAAACAACTATGTTTATCGGTGTTGGTATCGTAGAGGTTGTTCCGATTATCGGTGTTGTACTTGGATTCTTGATCTTCTTTGGAGCTTAA
- the atpB gene encoding F0F1 ATP synthase subunit A, which yields MHEFPVLHFGGLNIDLSTFLAILVTFVIVLSVSLVSVRNLSVTSPSKMQNFLEWVVEFVHNLIASTMPLKYAKAYISLGVTLIMFIFVANLLGLPFGIVTEHHSEFKLFGQTILSDATIHELEAKGKHAEIAWWKSPTADVSVTFGLAIIVFVITHFLGLTRNTKHYLKHYIEPFWFFFPLNIIKEVSKPLTLGLRLYANIFAGEVLIATILMAGGFGIPLLIGWQAFSIFVGAIQAFLFTILTMVYISQSTVHEEH from the coding sequence ATGCATGAGTTTCCCGTGCTACACTTTGGTGGTTTAAATATTGACCTATCGACGTTCTTGGCGATTTTAGTCACTTTCGTTATTGTATTGTCGGTTTCTCTTGTTTCCGTGAGAAATCTTTCGGTTACCAGCCCATCAAAAATGCAAAATTTCTTAGAGTGGGTTGTTGAATTTGTTCATAATCTAATTGCCAGCACAATGCCGCTTAAGTACGCGAAAGCCTACATTTCATTGGGCGTGACATTAATTATGTTCATCTTTGTTGCTAACTTACTTGGTCTACCATTCGGTATCGTTACTGAGCATCATAGTGAGTTTAAGCTGTTCGGTCAGACGATTCTGTCTGATGCAACGATTCATGAGTTGGAGGCAAAAGGTAAACACGCAGAAATTGCTTGGTGGAAATCACCAACAGCAGATGTTTCCGTTACTTTTGGTCTAGCAATCATCGTGTTCGTTATTACCCACTTTTTGGGTCTTACACGTAATACGAAGCATTATTTGAAACATTATATTGAGCCGTTTTGGTTCTTCTTCCCTTTGAATATCATCAAGGAGGTTTCCAAACCGCTTACACTTGGCTTGCGTTTGTATGCAAATATTTTCGCAGGAGAAGTGTTGATTGCAACCATCTTGATGGCTGGCGGATTCGGTATTCCACTCTTGATTGGCTGGCAAGCATTCAGTATTTTCGTAGGTGCGATCCAAGCGTTCTTGTTTACCATCCTTACGATGGTATACATTTCACAGTCTACCGTACACGAAGAGCATTAA
- a CDS encoding ATP synthase subunit I — protein MNDHMKTLYRAELLCISVCLLIWSIAPSYRTYAIGFLVGSIVSAINARMLMMKIKSVSLQGESAAPKRLNAGFVSRACMAIIAMMVAVKFPEQVSVVFTIIGLFYIQLVTLLMGILFIFKRKS, from the coding sequence ATGAATGACCACATGAAAACCCTTTATCGAGCAGAGCTGCTCTGCATCTCTGTCTGCTTGCTCATTTGGAGTATAGCTCCGTCTTATCGGACTTATGCGATAGGATTTCTAGTAGGATCCATTGTAAGCGCCATTAATGCTAGGATGCTTATGATGAAAATTAAATCCGTATCCCTGCAAGGTGAAAGTGCGGCTCCGAAGCGTTTGAACGCTGGATTTGTATCCAGAGCCTGCATGGCCATCATAGCCATGATGGTTGCAGTAAAGTTTCCAGAGCAAGTCAGTGTAGTTTTCACCATTATTGGATTATTTTATATCCAATTGGTTACACTCCTGATGGGTATTCTTTTTATTTTTAAACGTAAATCGTGA
- a CDS encoding AtpZ/AtpI family protein, producing MESPRPDDNPWRAAGLVSAIGLEVVICTAIGYVCGKYFGGSKGWIITGVMIGFFLGIGTAVMMLKKFLEDDRHE from the coding sequence TTGGAATCACCAAGGCCAGATGACAATCCATGGCGTGCTGCGGGTCTAGTATCTGCTATCGGATTAGAAGTTGTAATCTGTACAGCTATAGGATATGTATGTGGAAAGTATTTCGGTGGTTCAAAAGGGTGGATCATAACTGGCGTGATGATCGGTTTTTTCCTGGGCATTGGCACCGCAGTGATGATGCTTAAGAAGTTCTTGGAGGACGACCGACATGAATGA
- the wecB gene encoding non-hydrolyzing UDP-N-acetylglucosamine 2-epimerase, translating into MKRLKVITIFGTRPEAIKMAPLILELEKHPEHIESLVCVTAQHRQMLDQVLDIFKIKPDFDLNVMKDRQTLNEITMRVLQGLEPVFQEAKPDLILVHGDTLTTFLASYAAFMQQIQVGHVEAGLRTWNKMSPYPEEMNRQLTGVLADLHFAPTQQSADNLRKENKSESQIYVTGNTVTDVFKYTVQEKFEHPVLEWAAGRKLILMTAHRREAQGEPHRQIFRAVKRIADEFEDIAIVYPVHPSPAVKEPAHEILGNHPRIKLVDPFDVFEFHNFYPHAHMILTDSGGLQEEAPSFGVPVLVLRDTTERPEGIQAGTLELVGTDEEVVYECARALLTDPDLYNKMSQAANPYGDGKSSERIVQAILYHFGKTSERPEAF; encoded by the coding sequence ATGAAACGTTTAAAAGTGATTACGATCTTCGGAACAAGACCCGAAGCGATTAAAATGGCTCCGCTTATTTTGGAGCTGGAGAAGCATCCTGAACATATTGAGTCCCTTGTCTGTGTGACAGCTCAACATCGACAAATGCTCGACCAAGTGCTGGATATTTTCAAAATCAAACCTGATTTCGACTTGAACGTCATGAAAGACCGTCAAACGCTGAATGAAATTACGATGCGTGTACTGCAAGGTTTGGAGCCTGTCTTCCAAGAAGCTAAGCCTGACCTCATTCTCGTGCATGGCGATACGTTGACAACATTCCTTGCAAGCTATGCGGCATTCATGCAGCAAATCCAAGTGGGACATGTCGAGGCAGGGCTTCGTACGTGGAACAAAATGTCCCCTTACCCAGAGGAAATGAACCGTCAATTAACGGGAGTGCTAGCGGATCTACACTTTGCACCAACGCAGCAATCGGCTGATAATCTGCGGAAAGAAAATAAATCTGAATCCCAGATATATGTGACGGGGAATACGGTTACGGATGTGTTTAAATACACGGTACAAGAGAAATTTGAACACCCTGTATTGGAATGGGCAGCGGGCCGTAAGCTAATCTTGATGACGGCGCATCGCCGTGAAGCGCAAGGTGAGCCTCACCGTCAAATCTTCCGTGCTGTCAAACGTATTGCGGATGAGTTCGAAGATATTGCGATCGTTTATCCCGTGCATCCAAGTCCTGCAGTTAAGGAACCTGCACATGAGATCCTGGGCAATCATCCACGCATCAAGCTGGTAGACCCATTTGACGTTTTCGAGTTCCACAACTTCTATCCGCACGCCCATATGATCCTGACAGACTCTGGTGGTCTTCAAGAAGAAGCGCCGTCTTTTGGTGTGCCGGTTCTAGTTCTGCGCGATACGACAGAACGTCCGGAGGGTATTCAGGCAGGTACGCTCGAACTCGTTGGAACGGATGAGGAAGTGGTCTATGAGTGTGCTCGCGCGCTTCTAACGGATCCAGATTTATACAACAAAATGAGTCAAGCCGCCAACCCTTATGGGGATGGAAAATCGTCCGAACGCATCGTGCAAGCGATACTTTATCACTTCGGCAAGACCTCTGAGCGTCCGGAAGCATTCTAA
- the upp gene encoding uracil phosphoribosyltransferase has protein sequence MGKLFICDHPLIQHKLTYIRDENTKTKDFRDLVDEVATLMAYEITRDIPLEHVQVKTPVTTADCRIISGRMLGLIPILRAGLGMVDGILKLIPAAKVGHVGLYRDPDTLQPVEYYVKLPTDVLERELIVIDPMLATGGSANMAIEVLKRRGCTQMKLMCLIAAPEGIKAVQQEHPDVDIYVAAVDDYLNDHGYIVPGLGDAGDRLFGTK, from the coding sequence ATGGGGAAGTTATTTATTTGTGATCATCCGCTAATTCAACATAAGCTAACTTATATTCGGGATGAGAATACGAAAACAAAGGATTTTCGAGATCTCGTAGACGAGGTTGCGACATTAATGGCCTATGAGATTACGAGAGATATTCCACTTGAGCATGTACAGGTGAAAACGCCAGTGACTACAGCAGATTGCCGTATTATTTCGGGCAGAATGCTGGGACTCATTCCGATCCTGCGTGCAGGTTTGGGTATGGTAGACGGGATACTTAAGCTGATTCCGGCTGCTAAAGTTGGACATGTTGGCCTGTACCGTGATCCTGACACGCTTCAGCCTGTCGAATATTATGTGAAGCTGCCGACGGATGTTCTGGAGAGGGAGTTAATTGTCATTGACCCGATGCTGGCCACAGGCGGATCCGCGAATATGGCGATTGAAGTGCTGAAACGCAGAGGCTGTACACAAATGAAGCTGATGTGTTTAATTGCAGCACCAGAAGGGATCAAAGCTGTTCAACAAGAGCATCCTGATGTTGATATTTATGTAGCCGCCGTTGACGACTACTTGAACGATCATGGCTATATCGTACCGGGACTTGGTGACGCAGGAGATCGTCTGTTCGGCACTAAATAA